One region of Oncorhynchus mykiss isolate Arlee chromosome 8, USDA_OmykA_1.1, whole genome shotgun sequence genomic DNA includes:
- the LOC110530903 gene encoding neurogenic differentiation factor 6-B: MLTLPYEEPDMTYEPRFGVNYPRGSLPDLEPNPIHSLNVTSNPEREGEEEPDPIHSLDITSNLEREGEEEPDPIHSLELRSNPEREGEEEPDPIHSLNVTSNPEREGEEEPDPIHSLDITSDPEEGDISEREDEEEEREDDIQQDENGHPRKRGPRRKKLTKGRQERVTVRRHEANARERSRMHGLNDALESLRKVVPCYSKTQKLSKIETLRLAKNYIWALSETLSAGKKPDLLGFVQTLCKGLSQPTTNLVAGCLQLKARSFLTDHNGEVTYPGSTAHYDNMYPYPGADLGTAPGQACSTLGSAKPSYHSRHYSYGGQYEPCYDHTPPEGGREGHLGGQISPPLNFNGIFSLKHDEPEEYGKSGHYGMRYSSVPGHGSLSSASMYRVSPEGRLHYELHLRSAGQTHKAETQSQ, from the coding sequence ATGTTGACTCTACCGTATGAAGAACCAGATATGACGTATGAGCCCCGGTTTGGAGTCAACTACCCCCGTGGGAGCTTACCGGATCTGGAGCCAAACCCGATACACAGCCTGAACGTCACGTCGAAcccggagagagagggtgaggaggagccAGACCCGATACACAGCCTGGACATCACGTCgaacctggagagagagggcgaggaggAGCCAGACCCGATACACAGCCTGGAACTCAGGTCGAAcccggagagagagggtgaggaggagccAGACCCGATACACAGCCTGAACGTCACGTCGAACccggagagagagggcgaggaggAGCCAGACCCGATACACAGCCTGGACATCACGTCGGACCCAGAGGAGGGTGACATCTCAGAaagagaggatgaggaagaagagagagaggatgacatcCAGCAGGATGAAAACGGACACCCCAGAAAGAGAGGACCACGGAGAAAGAAGTTGACAAAAGGTAGACAGGAGAGGGTCACGGTGCGCCGTCATGAGGCAAACGCCCGTGAGCGCAGCAGGATGCACGGTCTGAACGACGCGTTAGAGAGCCTCCGAAAGGTGGTGCCCTGCTACTCCAAGACCCAGAAGCTCTCCAAGATAGAGACTCTGCGCCTGGCTAAGAACTACATCTGGGCCCTGTCAGAGACGCTGTCTGCGGGCAAGAAGCCGGACCTGCTGGGGTTCGTTCAAACTCTGTGTAAGGGCCTGTCCCAGCCCACGACCAACCTGGTGGCTGGCTGTCTGCAGTTGAAAGCCAGGTCCTTCCTCACGGACCACAACGGAGAGGTGACGTACCCCGGTAGTACGGCCCACTATGACAACATGTATCCCTACCCCGGGGCAGATCTGGGCACGGCCCCTGGACAAGCCTGCAGCACCCTGGGCAGCGCCAAGCCGTCCTACCACAGCCGGCACTACAGCTACGGTGGCCAGTACGAGCCGTGCTACGACCACACGCCTcctgagggaggaagggagggacacCTAGGCGGACAGATCAGCCCTCCTCTGAACTTTAACGGCATATTCTCTCTGAAACACGACGAACCGGAGGAGTACGGGAAGAGCGGCCACTATGGGATGAGATACAGTTCTGTGCCCGGTCACGGCTCCCTCAGCTCGGCATCCATGTACCGGGTATCGCCAGAGGGCCGGTTACACTATGAATTACACCTTCGGTCCGCAGGGCAGACCCACAAGGCTGAGACTCAGAGCCAGTAG